The Desulfosoma caldarium nucleotide sequence GCGGTTGATCTCTTCGACGGCGAGTCGGGCACCGTTGCGCGCGTGGATTCCCAGGTCCGCCCACGGCCCGGTGATCACACCGGCTAGGCCGAGGCGAATGGGTTCCTTGTGGCATCCCCACAGGGTCAGCACGAGGGCAAGCATCAGCCCTAGGCTTTTGCGGCCGGCGGTGTCCAAAGACCTCTTTCTTTTTTGCGCCTTGTTGACAACACGCATCTTCTGCTAAAAATTGGCTCACCGAATAAGTTCCACATCCTTTTTCTTCCCTTACACCACACGTTTAGGTGCTTAACGAAGTGCTACCAGCTATTGTATCGGCATGAAAAGGTCACGGCTTCAACAAAACCTGACTGGGTGAAAAAAAGCTTAAAGTCCCGAGCCTGCCCTGCCGATCTTCCACGACAGGCATGGTGACCGTCAGGACCCATGTGAGCTGAAAGGGGAGGGAGGTGAGCCGTGTCACGACATGACAACCGTCGGCGCAACGATGGTTTCGCCCTATGGGGTTTCCTGTTTATCTTCGTCTTCGTCTGGACCAAGGCCGTCATCGCCGAACACCCTTCCGGGCTCCGTCGAATCTTTATCGTTCACAGTTACGAACAAGACCACGTGTGCGGCCAGCCGCAGCATGACGGTGTGCTTAAAGCGCTGCGCGACGCCGGTTTCGAGCCGGGGATCAACCTTGAGGTCCGCACCTTCTACATGGACACCTACAGGACCAACAATACCCCGGAACTGATCGAAAAGGTCGGTCGGGAGGCGCTGGATGAAGTGAAGGCCTCGGCTCCCGATGTGGTGGTGACCTTGGATGACAACGCCTTTCGCACCGTAGGGCTGGCCCTCAACGGAACTTCGACTCCGGTGGTTTTCTCCGGCATGAACGGCTTTCCGGAAGACTACGATGCCCAACGGGATTTTATGCACTCGCGAAGCCACCCCGGCGGCAACATCACCGGGGTCCACGAGAAGCTTCATGTGATCGATGCGCTCAGGGTGCACACGCGGCTTTTTCCCAAAACCCAGAAAGTTCTTTTCATCACCGACACATCTTCCACCGGTCGGGGCATTTGGAAGCAAATCGCGACGGAGTTGGCTCAAGAGGCGGCGCCATGCGATTGGGAGATTCGAGTCGCCCATTCGTGGGAAAACTACAAGGCCATCATTCGTGAAGCCAACGCAGATCCACAGGTGAGTGCTTTGTACCCTGCGGCGCTTGTCCTTGTGGACAAACAGGGTCTGGCTCACACGGCGCCCGAAATCTTTCCGTGGACGGCACGGCATTCACGCAAACCGGAAATCGCCGTCAATTTTGATTTCGTTCAGATGGGGCTCTTCGGCGGCGCCGCCGTGGACTTTTTTGCCATGGGCGAAAAAGCCGGAAGGATGGTCGCGGCCATCCTTGAGGGCACCCCCCCCGGCGACGTGCCCATTGAGGAGGCGGATCGCATTGCGCTGGGCTTTAATTTGCGTCGCGCGAAGCGCCTAGGGATTCACATCCCCGAAGACGTTTTGCTGGCCGCCGATTACGTCCATGAAAGCCGTTTGA carries:
- a CDS encoding ABC transporter substrate-binding protein; translated protein: MSRHDNRRRNDGFALWGFLFIFVFVWTKAVIAEHPSGLRRIFIVHSYEQDHVCGQPQHDGVLKALRDAGFEPGINLEVRTFYMDTYRTNNTPELIEKVGREALDEVKASAPDVVVTLDDNAFRTVGLALNGTSTPVVFSGMNGFPEDYDAQRDFMHSRSHPGGNITGVHEKLHVIDALRVHTRLFPKTQKVLFITDTSSTGRGIWKQIATELAQEAAPCDWEIRVAHSWENYKAIIREANADPQVSALYPAALVLVDKQGLAHTAPEIFPWTARHSRKPEIAVNFDFVQMGLFGGAAVDFFAMGEKAGRMVAAILEGTPPGDVPIEEADRIALGFNLRRAKRLGIHIPEDVLLAADYVHESRLTNP